One Lentisphaerota bacterium genomic window, CCACCTTGATCAGGCTCAACGGATCGGAGACGCCCCAATCCGCCGAACCGCTAACGATGATGCGCTCGCTGCCGACGCGCCGGACGATGTCGCTGACCCGCGCGGGGTTTAGTTTCGAGAAGGGATAGACCGTCAGGCCGCAGAAACATCTGGTTTCGTTGATGGCCAGATCGATCGTCTCCTCGGTGTTGTGATCCAGGTAGACCCTGCGTTCGTCCATGCCGGCTTTGCGCAGACACGCCACGGTCCGTTTGATGCCCTCAGGCTTGTTGACATGAGGCAGGTGAACAATCACGGGCAGGTTGCGGGCCTGCGCGATATCGAGCTGCCGCAGCAGGGCATACTCCTCGGCGTCGCTGATTCGGTCGAAGCCGATTTCTCCGAGGGCCACGCACCTCTCATGATCGAGATACTCGCCCATTCCGGCCAGGACCTCGTTG contains:
- a CDS encoding hydrolase TatD, whose product is MIIEPHIHMYSRTTDDYQALYGAGIRVCVEPSFWLGSDRRYAGTFFDYFKLVLDFETVRARRFGVDHYAAIGYNPKEAGNTKLVNEVLAGMGEYLDHERCVALGEIGFDRISDAEEYALLRQLDIAQARNLPVIVHLPHVNKPEGIKRTVACLRKAGMDERRVYLDHNTEETIDLAINETRCFCGLTVYPFSKLNPARVSDIVRRVGSERIIVSGSADWGVSDPLSLIKVVDHMQADGHDEQTLHRLVFANAMAFYSQSPAWRPRFDLAPVDPREFQR